A segment of the Halovivax limisalsi genome:
GCCAAGTTGCCGCCGGGGCCGAGCAGTTCGAGCGCGATCTCGGACGCGGTGCGCGCGAGGTGGAGCGAGCGAGCCTGGTCCAGCGAGTACTCGCCGGTCATGTTCGGCGCCATGTCCGAGAGGACGACGTCGACCGGGCGGGCGTCGGCCGCCCCGTCGGAGTCGCCGGCGTCGCCGTCCCCGCCGGTCGCCACCCGTCGAATCCGGTCGAGCGTCTTCGCCTCGGTGACGTCGCCGCGGACGGTCTCGATGCGATCGTCGATCTCGTCGTCGAACGCCCGGATGCGCTGGAAGTCGGCGCCGATGACGGTTCCGTTCGGGCCGACCCGTTCGGCGGCGACCTGGAGCCAGCCGCCCGGCGCCGCCCCGAGGTCGACGACGGTATCGCCCCGCTCGATCAGGTCCTCGAGGTCGTCCAACTGCTGGAGCTTGTAGGCCGAGCGGGCGCGATAGCCCTCCTGCTTGGCCCGGTTGTAGTACTCGTCTTTGCCCGTCATGGCTCGCTCACCGACGCTTGCGGCCGGTGTCGGTTCGGCGGTGCTGGCGTCGTGTTCATATCAATCGTGAGGCGGTCGACGTGGAAAGGCCCGTCGGAGTGGGTCGGCCGCTCGGTCCGCATTGCGGTGGAGCGACCACGAGGGACACTCGATGATCGTTCTGGTTCGCGTGCCGGTCGATCACGACGACCGTCTCCGACGGGGCAACTGGTGGCGGCGAAGGTGTGCCCGTTGCCGCCGGTCGTGCCACGCTGGTGGATGACCCCGTCCGTTACATCTATACTGTATCGTAACGTATTGGATCGTAACGATGAAGACGGTGACCACGCGTCTCCCGGAAGACGACGAGGAAGCCCTCGCCGAGCTCGAGGCGGAACTGAGTGCTGACCGGTCCGAGGTGTTGCGCCGCCTCATCAGGGACGGACTCGACGACTGGCGCAAGGAGCGAGCACTCGAGGGACTCCGAGACCATCGCCTCACGCTGCGGACGGCGGCCGAGCGTGCGGACGTCTCGTACGTCGAGATGCTGACGCTCGCTTCGGAGGCGGGAATCGACGCGGGCTACTCGACCGAGGACCTCGACCGCGACCTCGATCGCATCTGATGGTCGTCGTCGATTCCTCCGCGTTGATTCCGCTCGCGTGGGTCGGTCGACTCGACCTCGTCTCGACGGCCTTCGACGAGGTTCGAACGACGGACGCGATCCAGGCGGAAGTCCTCACCGAAGGGAAGCGAGGGACCGCGGTCCTCGACGAGTTTCTGGCCGACGTGTCCGTACACGAAACGCCGGATGCGGCCGGCAGCGTGGCGTCTATGGAGGGAACCGCGGTGGGCGACGCGTCCGTGATTCTGCTGGCGGAAGACCGCGAGGCGGTGCTCCTAGCCAACGACAAGGGACTGATCGAGGTCGCCCGAAGTCACGGCGTCGAGTGCTGGTGGGTGACGACGCTGTTGCTCAGTTGCACCAAAGACGGCATTTTGACCGCGGACGGGGCGACGGACGTCCTGTACGACCTCGTGAACGAGGGGATGAACCTCCATCCGAAAGTCTACACGCAGGTGCAGAAGAAACTCCGGGAACTGGGGGAGTGACTCGCGTCCTCGGTTGGAGAACCGCGTTCAGGGAGAGGACGGGGCAGATACAGCGAAGCGCGTTTCCCATCCAGCCCCGAATAGCGCGACATGGAGACGAGGGCGTGGCTCCGACGCCACCAGGTCGCCGTCTACGCGGTCGCGGTTGCGCTCGCGATCGGCGTCGGGATCGGGCGTCCCGGGTCGGCTTCGTCCATCGAGCCCGTCATCGACCCCGTCCTGGCGGTGTTGCTCTACGTCACCTTCCTCGAGATTCCGTTCGTTCGACTCCGGCGGGCGGTGACGAACGGGCGGTTCCTGGCGGCGGCGCTGGGGATGAACTTCCTCGTCGCCCCCGTTGTCGTCTGGGTGCTCATCCGGTTCCTCCCGCAGGAACCGGCCATCCTCGTCGGCGCGTTCATGGTGCTGTTGACGCCGTGTATCGATTACGTGATTACCTTCACCGATCTCGCCGGCGGCGACGCCGAGCAGCTCACCGCGACGACGCCGGCGCTGATGCTCGTCCAGCTCCTGTTGCTGCCGGCGTACCTCTGGCTCTTCATGGGTGCCGACGTCCCAGCGGTGATCGAGGCCGGGCCGTTCGTCGAGGCGTTCGTGCTCATCATCGCGCTCCCGTTGACGCTCGCCTGGCTCACCGAAGCGTGGGCGGCGCGTTCGTCGACCGGCGAGTCCTGGCAGGAACGGCTGGGCTGGTTGCCGGTGCCGATGATGGGTGCGACGCTGTTCGTCGTCATCGCCTCGCAGCTTCCGCGTGTCCGGGACGCGATCGGTCAGATCGCCGCCGTCGTCCCGGTGTACGTCGCGTTCATCCTCGTCATGCCGGTGCTCGGGCGGCTGGCGGCCGGCCTGTTTCGGATGGACGTCGGCGAGAGCCGCGCGCTGGTGTTCACGTCCGTCACGCGCAACTCGCTGGTCGTCCTTCCGCTTGCGCTGGCCCTGCCCGCGGGCTACGAGCTGGCGCCCGCCGTCGTGGTGACGCAGACGCTCGTCGAACTGACGGGGATGGTCGCGCTCACGCGGGTCGTTCCCGCGTGGCTCCTCCCCGAGTCCCCGGACCCGATATCGCTTCCGGGGCTGACGCGGGGCGATTGACGCGAGCGCACCCGCCGGCGGACGCGCCTGGCGCGGCCTGCTCGATCACCCGGTCACTTCGTCGCCGACGCCGAACGGTGCGCTATTCTTCCGGAGACGGCACTGCGACCCAGCGTACTAGCTGAAAGGGGCGTTTGAGCGTAGACAAGGTGTTTATCAGGCCCGCTCTATCGTTGCGGTATGTCAAGGAACGTCTCTCGACGCGAGTCCCTGTTGGCGACGGGGGCGACCCTCGGTCTCGCCGGCTGTATCGACAATCCGCTCAGTAATACCGCCGAAGACGACGGTCGCGGCGACGACCCCGACGACGTGGGCCACGACGTGTTTCAGCTCGGCTCGTCCCAGACCCAGCCGCTGTGGGCGACGGCCGAGGAGGCGACCGGGTTCGTCACCCTCCTGACGGACGAAGACGACGATCCCTGGATGGTCGAGCACCCCGACGAGGTGGACGGCCTCCTGTCCTGGCTCGACGAGACGGATTTCGAGACGTCCGCGATCGTCTACGTCGAGACGGCCGCGCCGAACACCTGCTACGACGAGGTCGGGGTGAGCCACGTCGGCATCGAGGACGGGCGAATCGTCGCCACTGCGGAGGCGGTCGACGGCGGCGGTGAGAACCAGGGCTGCGGCGAGGCCGTGACGTACCCGTCGGCGTTCGTCCGCGTCAGCGGCGACGATCTCCCAGCCGAGGCCGCGTTCACCGTCGTCGACGGCTGGGGCGAATCGGCCGAGGTCGCCGCCGACGGTCGCTACGCCGACCCGGCGACGCTGCCCGGTCACGTCCGCCCGGACGGCGATCCGGCGAAGCTCGAGGAGCTGACCTGCGACGACGAGGAGTTCCAGCGACTGCCGGGGCCAGCCGGTGACGAGGCCGCGCTGGGCGAGGCGTACGACGACGAGGACCTGACGTTCGCGATGCGGGTCCACGCGACGCAGGCGCTGAGTGCCGGCGACGACGCGTCGCCGCGGGTCGGACGCGGCGACGAGGTCCGGATCACGCTGTGGAACGTCTCCACTGACGTGCAACACACCGGGACTCGCCACCAGTGGAACCTGCAGGTGCTGACGACCGAGGGCTGGCAGGACGTCCGCGGAACGACCGACGGCGACCCCGTCGGGTACGACGACCTGGCGATCGAACACCGCCCCGGCGAGGGATTCGAGTGGTCGTTCGAGCTGACCGAGGCGGGCGTCGTGGCCGGCCACGAGCACGAGGACCGCCTCGAGGTCTGTCCGGACCTGCAGCCCGGCCGGTACCGCTTCGGCTACCGCGGCATCGTCAGCGGCGAGCCGCTCGCCGTCGAGTTCGACTACCGGGGGTAGGACGAGTCGGTCGAGTACAGAGGCGCAGCGTCGGCGTCGTTTCGTCCCGCCGCGGCCGTCACGCGGTTCAGTCGGGCGAGATCCGCGACAGCCGCATGGCGTTGCCCGTCACGCCGAGGCTCATCCCCATGTCGCCGACGACGACCGCCATCGCGACGCTCACCAGGCCGAGCGGCACGCCGAGCGCGAGGAGCGCCTTCACGCCGAGGCTCGCCCAGACGTTCTGCCGGATGACGCCGTTGGCCGTGTGCGAGAGGTCGTAGAGGTACGGCAGCTTCCCGACGTCGTCGCCCATCAGCGCCACGTCGGCGGTCTCGAGTGCGGTGTCGGTCCCCGCCGCGCCCATCGCGATGCCGACGTCGGCGGTCGCGAGCGCGGGTGCATCGTTGATGCCGTCGCCGACCATCGCGACCTCGCCGTAGGTATCCTGCAACGCCGCGACGGCGTCGACCTTCTCGTCGGGCAGGAGGTCGGCGCGGTAGTCGTCGACGCCGACCTGCTCGGCGATCGCGCGGGCGGTCCCCTCGTTGTCGCCGGTGAGCATGACGACGCGCTCGACGCCGAGGGCCTGCAGGCGCGCGACGGCGCGTTCCGCGGCCGGCCGGACCTCGTCGGCGATCGCGACAGCGCCCAGCAGGGACGACTCCGTCCCCACGAGGACGACCGTCTTGCCCGCCGCTTCCAGGTCGGCGATCGTCTCGCCGTCGATCGCGCCCGCTGTTCGCCCCTCGTCGGCCCCGCGTTCGCCGTCGGTGACGGCCGTCGCGCCGCCGTCGGTCTCCGCGCGGGCCCGCGCCAGGTCGAAGCCGAGGTCCTCGAAGAGCGCCGGCTTGCCCGCGTAGTAGGTCTCGCCGTCGATCTCGGCGCGGACGCCCTTGCCGGGCAGGCTCTCGAAGGCCGTCGGCTCCCCCGCGTCGGTCACGCCGGCCGCCTCGGCCCGGTCGAGGATGGCCGCGGCGATCGGGTGCTCGCTGCGACGCTCCAGCGCGGCGGCGAACCGGAGGAGCGTCTCCTCGTCCGCGTCGGCCGGGACGACGTCGGTGACGCCGAGTTCGCCCTTCGTGAGCGTGCCCGTCTTGTCGAACGCGACGGCGTCGACGTCGCCCATCGCCTCCAGGTAAGTTCCGCCCTTGATGAGGACGCCGTTCTTCGCCGCGCTCGTGACGCCGGAGACGACGGAGACGGGCGTCGAGATGACGAACGCGCAGGGACACGCGATGACCAGCAGCGTGAGCCCGCGGACGAACCACGTCCCCCAGTCGCCCGCGAACGTGAGGCCGTAGCCCGCGACCTCGGTCGTCACTGGCTCGGAGATGGCCAGCGGCGGGACGACGGCCGTCAGGATCGCGAGCATCACGACGACCGGCGTATAGTAGCCCGCGAACCGGTCGACGAACTGCTCGGTTTCGGTCTGTTCGGCCTGGGCGCCCTGGACCAGCTCGATGATCCGCGAGAGCGTCGAATCGCCGGCCGTCGAGCTGACCTCGATTTCGAGGTATCCCTCCTCGGTGATCGCACCGGCGTAGACCTCGTCACCGGCCGTCTTGTCCACGGGGACGCTCTCGCCGGTGATGGGCGACTCGTCGACCGCGCTCTCGCCCTCCACGACCGTCCCGTCGAGCGGGATCTTCTCGCCCGGCCTGACCACGACGGTCTCGCCGACCGCCACGTCCTCGGCCGGGACGGTCACCGTTTCGCCGTCGCGTTCCACGACTGCCTCGTCCGGTGCCAACTCCATCAGTTCGCGCAGCGAGTTCCGGGCCCGGTCCATCGCGTACTCCTCGAGCAACTCCGCGACGCTGAACAGCACGGCGAGCGTCGCCGCCTCGACGAAGTAGCCGATCCCGGTCGCGGCGACGATGGCCGTTCCCATCAGGAGGTCGATGTCGAGGCTCCGGTTGCGCGCGGAGTAGTACCCGCCGCGGACGACGGGGACGCCGGCCGCGAGCGTGGCCCCGAGCAGCAGGACGTCGGCGACCGTCAGCGGGTACTCCAGCACGCTCGCGATCTCGGCGTTGGCTCCCGGAACGAGGAATTCGACGGCGAGCCCGAGGACGAGCAAGACCGCGCCGAGCCACGTCTTCTTCGCGCGCGTACCCGTCCAGACTTCGGTCGGCGGCGCGACGTCGACGGCGCCGCTCGATTCGGTTTCGCCGTCTTCGTCCGCCCCCTCGCCGTTTCCGTCCACGACCTCGTAGCCCGCGCCCTCGATCGCCGTCACGACGTCGGCCTCGCTGGCGCGATCGGGGTCGTAGGTCACGCTGGCCGTCCCGGTCGTCGGCTGCAGCGTGGCGTCGACGACTCCCTCGACCCGTGCGAGGCTCGAATCGACCTTCTTCGCACAGGACGGACAGTCCATCTCGGGGACCGCCAGGCGAGCGGTCAGCTCTCGACCGCCCGCGGCCCGATCGGTTTCGCCGACATCGTCGGTCATTGAGCGAAGCGAGGGGCCGTAGCTCGATAAGAATTAGTTGGAGTATTCCAAATACCGTGCCACTATTTGGCACGGAATCGCCCGTCCGGGCGCGTGAACGCACGGATCGGACGCCGAATCGCCGGGGGTCCCGCGGCTCCTGTCGGTGGCGAACGCCAGCGTCGATACGGACTCACAGCGTCGGTGACGGGTCCTGCGTCGGCCGCTCGGCCGCGACGTGGCGCTTGGCAAGGACCTCCTCGGCGCGTCGCAGCCGGTAGGTGAGCGTCGATCGCGGGACGTCCAGGTGGTCGGCGAGGTCGCCGACGTCGACCTCGCGCGGGGACTCGTAGTAGCCGTGCTCGACGGCGGCTCGGAGCGCCGCCTCCTGCTCGGCGGAGAGGTCGCCGGGCGCCCTCGCGTTCGCGCCGCCCGACGCACCCACAGGGCCGGCGGTGTCGGCCGTCCGCAGCATCTCCATCCGGGCGCAGTCGCCCACCGCGTCGTCGACCGCGTCGAAGAACGGCGCCGCGTCGCCCTCGCCCGAGTGGATGATCCGCCAGGTGTAGTGGCGACCCTCGTGGCGGGTGTCGAACAGCAGGCCGTCGCCGAGGTGGTCGCGAGCGAGGTGGGGGACGGACGCGCAGGTCGGCGTCCGCGTCCAGTCGGAGTACAGCACGAGGGTGTCGTCGGTCCGATCGAGCACGCGCGTGGTCTGGGTCGCGTTACACGATTCGTCGGCCAGGCAGTCCGCGTAGTAGTCCGCGTCGCGAAACGTCGCCGCGATGGCGTCGAGGGCGGCCGACGACCCCGTCGCGTGGTCGACCCGCCACAGGCGCTCGTCGGTGACGTGCAACGACAGCGACCGGATCCGCGCCGCCGGGTGGGCGGCGAGCGTGTCGGCCACCTCGTTACACCCCGGCTCGTACTCCAGGGCGAAGGCCAGTTCGCGCATGCGTCTACGTTGGGGGCGAGACGTGAAAACTCACCGGTCGCCCGGGTCAGCGTCCGCCTTACCGCTCCCGGAGCCGGATCCGCACCGGACCGTCGGGCTGGGTGGTCATCTGGGGGTCGAACGCCAGGTCGCCGACCGCGTCGAACGCGAAGCGCCGACCGAGCGTCGCGAGGGTCGCTTTCATCTCGAGCCTGGCGAAGTGGCGCCCGATGCAGATGCGCGGGCCGGCGCCGAACGGGACGTAGGCGTAGCCCCGCTCGCGCGGCGTCGTGTCGGCCCACCGATCGGGGTCGAAGCGCTCGGGCTCGTCGTAGAAGCGCGAATCGCGGTGGACGTTCCAGACCGAACAGAGCACTTCCGCGTCGGCGGGGATCTCGTACCCGCCCACCTCGACGGGTTCGGTGGTCACCCGCGGGATCGTGTGGACGGGCGGCACCCAGCGAAGCGTCTCGTCGACGATCCGTTCGAGATACGGGAGTTCGTCGAGGTCCGAGGGCGTCGGCGTCCCGTCGAGCCTTTCACCGAGGGTTTCGTCGAGTTCGTCGTAAAACCGGTCGGCGACGGCCGGGTTCGAGCCGATCGCGTGCAGCGCGTAGGTCATCGACAGCGCCGTGGTCTCGTGACCGGCGAAGAGCATCCCGACGACCTGGTCGAGCACCTCGGACGCGTCGAAGGCCGAGTCGGGGTCGTCGCGCAGGGTCGAGAGTCGCGCGAGGAGACTGTCCGGGTCGGGATCCGGTCCCTCATCGGCGAGCAAGCGCCGGGCCGCGTCGCGAAGGTCACCGGAGCGGCGGTCAAATCGCCGTCGCGCGGGCGTCGGGACCCACTCGGGCAGCGCCCACGAGGTGGGTTTGAAGTAGAGGTTGAGCGCGCTCGCGGCGGCGGCCAGGTCGTCGATCTCGGCGGGCGTGAGCGACTGGCCGAGGATCACCTCGAACAGGTTCTCGAGCGCGACCCCGCGCATCGCCTCGTCCGCGTCGATCGTCGTCCCGGCCGCCCAGCGGTCGGCGCGCTCGGTGGCGACGCGCGTCATCGTCTCGGCGTGCTCGCCGATTCGCCGCGGGGTGAAGAAGTCCTCCATCGCGTGGCGCTGGCGGTGCCACTGCTCGCCCTCCGTCGCGAGGACCGACTCCCCGAAGGCGACCTCGAAGCCCTCGAGCTTGGCGAACGTCTCGCGATCGAGTAATGCCGTCTCGACGTGGTCGGGGTGGGCCAGGCCGTAGACGTCCCGGCCCAGGAGTCGGATGCGGACCACGTCGCCCGTCGTCGCCACGGCTTCCTCGATGAACCCGAACGAATCGGTGGCGAACCCGACCGTGTTCCCGATGACGGGCAGTCCCGGCGGCGTCGGCGGGCGCTCCGGTCCGCGCGCTGGCGTTCCGCGTGCCATATACGGACGCCCTGGCCCGCCAGGGGCATAGGTGTTGGTTTCTTCCGGGTCGCTATCGATCGCCCCGCTCGTCGGAACCGGGGAGTTCGCGGCCGGTCGAATCGGCCCGAACCGAAAGTGACACAACCGGAACGGTCACCTCTTCAGACATGATCACCAACGTGGCACAGCACTATTCCGATCTCTTCGCCCCCGAGTTCTTCGTCCTCGTCTGCCTCATCGCCCTCGTCGGGCACGAGTGGCGAGCGGGCTCGACGGAGGCGCGAGCGGGCCCCGCACGCCTCGGTGCCCAACTCGGCGTGATCGCCCTGGCGTGGGCGCTCGGCCTCGCCATCTATCTGGGCGTCCCAGCGCTGTTCGAGACCACCCCGGAGTGGGCCCCGGACGCGACGGGGAGTGCGGGTCTGGGGCTCGGGATGGGTCTCGTCTGGGGCGTCTGGCGCCGGCGGGCCTGGGGCGGTCACGTGCCGACGTTCGCGCTCGCGCTGATCGTCGTGACCGTTCCGCACCTCCTGATAACGCCGTTCTGGGACGTCTCCAGTCACGTCACCTACGCGCTCGTCCCGGCCGGCGTGGTGGTCCTCGTCGCGATGCGCTTTCTCCCGCTGGGTCTGATCGCGATCGGCATGGTCCCCGCGCGTCCGCTGGCCGGCGCGCACACCTGGCCGGAAGCGATCGGCGGCGTCGTGCTGTCGGTCGCCGTGCTGGCCGCGATCGCGCGGCTTCGATTCGGCGCTCGCGACGGGTCGGCGGTCGGCGGAACCGGCGCCTGACCGCGGATCGCGATCCTTGCCGCAGTCACTCGATCGGATCGTAGACGTTTGCCTCGGCGGGGAACTGCCCGTCACGGACCTCCTCGACGTAGGATTCGACGGCGCCGCGTATCGTCTTGTCGAGGTCGGCGTACTGCTTCGAGAGTTTGTAGGATTCCCCGCCCAGGCCGAGCAGGTCGGTCACGACCAGCACCTGGCCGTCGACGTATCGACCGGCGCCGATGCCGATCGTCGGCACGTCGACGGCGTCCGTGACCCGTCTGGCCGCGTCCTCGCTGACGGCTTCGAGGACGATGGAGAACGCGCCGGCGTCCGCGAGTGCCCGGGCCGTCTCCACGAGGGCGTCGGCGGCCGCTGACTGCTCGTCGCCCCGGCCCTGGACGAATCCGCCGCCGATCTGGTTCATCCGCTGGGGCGTGAGCCCGACGTGGCCCTGGACCGGCACGCCCAGCTCCGTCAGCCGATCGACGAGTTCGATCGTCGTCTCGCCGCCCGGCGCGGTCTCGAGCTTCACCGCGTCGGCGCCCGCCTCTTTGAGAAATCGACCGGCGTTCTCTATCGAGCGCTCCACCGAGAGTCCGTACGCGAGGAAGGGGAGGTCGCCGATGACCATCGCGTCCTCGACCGCCCGGTCGACGGCCGCCGTGTTCGAGAGCGCCTCCTCGAGCGTGACCGGGAGCGTGTCGTCGTACCCGAGGTGGTTGTGCCCCGCCGAGTCGCCGACGAGGATCATATCGACGCCGCCGCGGTCCACTTGCCGGGCGATCGGCGCGTCGTAGGCCGTCAGCATCGTCAGCGGTTCGCCGTCCTCGTACGCCGCCAGCAGGTCCGGGATCGACGTTCGCGACATCCCCGGAGGGTACGGATGGCTGTCACTTACCGGTTTGCGTTCCCTCGCACTCACTCCAGTAGACGCCGCGTCAACCGGTGACGGTACCACAGCATCGCCGCGAGCGCGGGCGTCGCGAGCGGGCGGTCGCCGACGAACGGGAGCCGGTACTCGATATCGTCGACGAGCAGGGTTTCTCCCCCACCGAGGTCGACGAACCGGTGGGTGTGGCGCCAGCGCTCGAACGGGCCGCGATCGCCGACCTGTTCGTCCACGAAGTGGGCCCGATCCGCTCTAACCTCGCGCTCGACGATCTCGACCGTCCACTCGGTTCCCGGCAGGCCCTCGATCCCGAACGGCGCGAGCTCGAGGGTGATCTCCGTCCCGACGTGGTAGGTCTCAGGGTCGCCGTCGCCGTCGGGTCCCGCGATCGCCCGGATCGAGAGCCCCAGCCAGTCGGGCGTCAGTGCGCGCAACTCCTCGGCGTCGCCGTAGAAGTCCCAGACGGTCTCGACGTCGGCCTCGATCACCGACGCGGTCCGGTACCTCGCCATGCTGCCCGGTACGGCCCGCGACCACTTGTGCTTCGGTGATCGATACGCCCGACGACCCTCGGGCGGCCCGCCGGGTTGCAGCGGAGCCTGCCGACGACCGTTTGCATAGCCCCGTCGACGGGACCGCGGGTCTCGACGGTCGCGAGCGGCCGTTCCGATCGCGAGAAGTAGTTATAACAAATTACCCGATATCGGGCGGGAGAGCGACCGCGGGCCCGTGGTCGCCACGTTGGCCGATCACTCGGGGATCCAGTGCCCTCCACGTCGGTCGGCGTTCGTTCGACCGGCCTCCTCCGCTTCGCCCGGCGCGTAAGTGCGCCGAAAGGTGAGCCCCGCCTCGTTCATCAGTCGTCGACAGCTCGGCAGGGAGTAGTCGACGTCGAACCGGTCGGCGAGGAGCGTCTGGACGAGTTCCGGCGTCCACGTATCGCCGTCGTACCCGGCCTCGGTCGGCGGCGATCGAACCGTCTCCACGAACGCCTCGTGCTCGTCGGCGTCGAGCTTCCGCGGGCGACCCGGTCGTTCGCGATCCTCGACGGCCCGGACGAGTTCGTCCTCTTCGAGGCGAGAGAGCCAGTTGTAGATCGTCTTTCGCTCGACGTCGAACCACGTCGAAAGCTCCGTCTGGGTGATGCCGTGTTTGTACGCGATGGCGGCGACGAGTCGCTGTGCGGGTTTCGCCCCGTCGGCCTCGTCGAGGGCGGACTGCAGATCGGCGACCGAGAGATCCTCGAGGTGTTCCATATACCCTCCTTCTATCTTCGAGTAGTTAATTTTGACGGTTTTCCACCCACGGCCCGATCGACGGTGCTCCGGGCTCGCGCTATCTTTACAGATATATGTCTGTAAAGGGAACGGGGAGCGATACGGCCGCCCGACGTCGTTCCTCCGTC
Coding sequences within it:
- a CDS encoding UPF0175 family protein gives rise to the protein MKTVTTRLPEDDEEALAELEAELSADRSEVLRRLIRDGLDDWRKERALEGLRDHRLTLRTAAERADVSYVEMLTLASEAGIDAGYSTEDLDRDLDRI
- a CDS encoding helix-turn-helix domain-containing protein, producing the protein MEHLEDLSVADLQSALDEADGAKPAQRLVAAIAYKHGITQTELSTWFDVERKTIYNWLSRLEEDELVRAVEDRERPGRPRKLDADEHEAFVETVRSPPTEAGYDGDTWTPELVQTLLADRFDVDYSLPSCRRLMNEAGLTFRRTYAPGEAEEAGRTNADRRGGHWIPE
- a CDS encoding arsenic resistance protein, yielding METRAWLRRHQVAVYAVAVALAIGVGIGRPGSASSIEPVIDPVLAVLLYVTFLEIPFVRLRRAVTNGRFLAAALGMNFLVAPVVVWVLIRFLPQEPAILVGAFMVLLTPCIDYVITFTDLAGGDAEQLTATTPALMLVQLLLLPAYLWLFMGADVPAVIEAGPFVEAFVLIIALPLTLAWLTEAWAARSSTGESWQERLGWLPVPMMGATLFVVIASQLPRVRDAIGQIAAVVPVYVAFILVMPVLGRLAAGLFRMDVGESRALVFTSVTRNSLVVLPLALALPAGYELAPAVVVTQTLVELTGMVALTRVVPAWLLPESPDPISLPGLTRGD
- a CDS encoding helix-turn-helix domain-containing protein, whose amino-acid sequence is MRELAFALEYEPGCNEVADTLAAHPAARIRSLSLHVTDERLWRVDHATGSSAALDAIAATFRDADYYADCLADESCNATQTTRVLDRTDDTLVLYSDWTRTPTCASVPHLARDHLGDGLLFDTRHEGRHYTWRIIHSGEGDAAPFFDAVDDAVGDCARMEMLRTADTAGPVGASGGANARAPGDLSAEQEAALRAAVEHGYYESPREVDVGDLADHLDVPRSTLTYRLRRAEEVLAKRHVAAERPTQDPSPTL
- a CDS encoding SRPBCC family protein; translated protein: MARYRTASVIEADVETVWDFYGDAEELRALTPDWLGLSIRAIAGPDGDGDPETYHVGTEITLELAPFGIEGLPGTEWTVEIVEREVRADRAHFVDEQVGDRGPFERWRHTHRFVDLGGGETLLVDDIEYRLPFVGDRPLATPALAAMLWYRHRLTRRLLE
- a CDS encoding heavy metal translocating P-type ATPase, with the translated sequence MTDDVGETDRAAGGRELTARLAVPEMDCPSCAKKVDSSLARVEGVVDATLQPTTGTASVTYDPDRASEADVVTAIEGAGYEVVDGNGEGADEDGETESSGAVDVAPPTEVWTGTRAKKTWLGAVLLVLGLAVEFLVPGANAEIASVLEYPLTVADVLLLGATLAAGVPVVRGGYYSARNRSLDIDLLMGTAIVAATGIGYFVEAATLAVLFSVAELLEEYAMDRARNSLRELMELAPDEAVVERDGETVTVPAEDVAVGETVVVRPGEKIPLDGTVVEGESAVDESPITGESVPVDKTAGDEVYAGAITEEGYLEIEVSSTAGDSTLSRIIELVQGAQAEQTETEQFVDRFAGYYTPVVVMLAILTAVVPPLAISEPVTTEVAGYGLTFAGDWGTWFVRGLTLLVIACPCAFVISTPVSVVSGVTSAAKNGVLIKGGTYLEAMGDVDAVAFDKTGTLTKGELGVTDVVPADADEETLLRFAAALERRSEHPIAAAILDRAEAAGVTDAGEPTAFESLPGKGVRAEIDGETYYAGKPALFEDLGFDLARARAETDGGATAVTDGERGADEGRTAGAIDGETIADLEAAGKTVVLVGTESSLLGAVAIADEVRPAAERAVARLQALGVERVVMLTGDNEGTARAIAEQVGVDDYRADLLPDEKVDAVAALQDTYGEVAMVGDGINDAPALATADVGIAMGAAGTDTALETADVALMGDDVGKLPYLYDLSHTANGVIRQNVWASLGVKALLALGVPLGLVSVAMAVVVGDMGMSLGVTGNAMRLSRISPD
- the panB gene encoding 3-methyl-2-oxobutanoate hydroxymethyltransferase, which gives rise to MSRTSIPDLLAAYEDGEPLTMLTAYDAPIARQVDRGGVDMILVGDSAGHNHLGYDDTLPVTLEEALSNTAAVDRAVEDAMVIGDLPFLAYGLSVERSIENAGRFLKEAGADAVKLETAPGGETTIELVDRLTELGVPVQGHVGLTPQRMNQIGGGFVQGRGDEQSAAADALVETARALADAGAFSIVLEAVSEDAARRVTDAVDVPTIGIGAGRYVDGQVLVVTDLLGLGGESYKLSKQYADLDKTIRGAVESYVEEVRDGQFPAEANVYDPIE
- a CDS encoding 23S rRNA (uridine(2552)-2'-O)-methyltransferase is translated as MTGKDEYYNRAKQEGYRARSAYKLQQLDDLEDLIERGDTVVDLGAAPGGWLQVAAERVGPNGTVIGADFQRIRAFDDEIDDRIETVRGDVTEAKTLDRIRRVATGGDGDAGDSDGAADARPVDVVLSDMAPNMTGEYSLDQARSLHLARTASEIALELLGPGGNLAAKVFEGPDVDDFRTDLENEFQYVRATVPEATRSESSELYLLGIGRLTAPVRPGETYEVDIVDSGSEGDGVATVEGFKLFVPGAEPGETVSVRVDDVKPTFGFAERVEDA
- a CDS encoding cytochrome P450, which encodes MARGTPARGPERPPTPPGLPVIGNTVGFATDSFGFIEEAVATTGDVVRIRLLGRDVYGLAHPDHVETALLDRETFAKLEGFEVAFGESVLATEGEQWHRQRHAMEDFFTPRRIGEHAETMTRVATERADRWAAGTTIDADEAMRGVALENLFEVILGQSLTPAEIDDLAAAASALNLYFKPTSWALPEWVPTPARRRFDRRSGDLRDAARRLLADEGPDPDPDSLLARLSTLRDDPDSAFDASEVLDQVVGMLFAGHETTALSMTYALHAIGSNPAVADRFYDELDETLGERLDGTPTPSDLDELPYLERIVDETLRWVPPVHTIPRVTTEPVEVGGYEIPADAEVLCSVWNVHRDSRFYDEPERFDPDRWADTTPRERGYAYVPFGAGPRICIGRHFARLEMKATLATLGRRFAFDAVGDLAFDPQMTTQPDGPVRIRLRER